Within Spinacia oleracea cultivar Varoflay chromosome 4, BTI_SOV_V1, whole genome shotgun sequence, the genomic segment ATTTTCAATAAATATTCAAAAGGGTGCACAATGAacactgtgcacccgggtgcataATCCAAATTGCGATGATTTCATGGGCTTGTCAGGAAACATAAATCTTTGCATTACAATTTTTACGAACATACGTTTAAACTATATCTACTTGCATATATGCACGTTATACTATTTTATTAACTTTTGTTATGCTAAATGTCAAAACCGACTCTGATTAGAAATAAAGTAAATAGGACTCTGCTAATTGTACCCTATATAATGAAACTTATTACTATAtcaaagaaagtaagaaattaattacttcctccgttccatatCGCACCATTTTGATTTTCACATTATTTATATTGTAATTTTTGATATCTtttataatttatacataagaaaaatgTGGTCAAGTGCAATTTTGTTAGATTGGTATTGATATACACTTCCcagatattaatattttataattttgaatTATGCATAATTCGAGATTTTAAGAGTCAAATTCATATGTTGGAAATCGTAAAAATCAAAATagggtactccctccgtttctttttgtttgttacgtttggacatttgcacgtttattaacgtataacaaaaaatctttttcttttttattaaaaaagtaaACCAAAGGAAAatctcaatccactaatcactacaacaaccaataagattgttttatttatcaaaatgaaacaataatggaaaaacacaaagattgctaacttaacatacttggccgggaaattgtaaagaaatttaatgagttgaaaaaattagaccaattaaaattaaaagttggcacaaaaaatgatagcataataagtttataaaaggaaagattctcccacgtaacaaacattgtgaaacaccttaaaatgaatacgtaacaaacaaaaagaaacggagggagtaatatttaaaGAATGGGGAGAGTATAaacttattaattaaattaatatgatCGAGTGGaggttaaaaaaatatttacctGTATAACAACTTTTACTTGTGTATAATTTATGTATAattcgagatattaagagtcaaagttaCGTGTTAAAGATCATAAAAGTCAAACATAATGCAATATTTAAAGAACGAACGTTAAACTTATTAATATGACCGAGTAGAGGTTAAACAAATATTTACCTGTATAATTTTACTTACACATAATTTAATATATTAAGAATCAAAATCATGTGTTAGGGATCGTAAAAGTCAAACACAACGCAACATTTAAAGAACTGCCATAGACTTATTAATATAATTTGAGTATAGGTTAAACAAATATTTACCTGTGAAGTAACCCTATATCTGATAAGGTCCACTTGACTCAACCCTACCGGAACAACCGTACTACCACCATGACCATGGTGGTGTACATCCTTAGCCTCCTCATccgcaccaccaccaccaccaccaccaccaccaccaccatgagCATTACGAAAATACCTCGTTGCAAAAGAGTCCATCATCAAAGTAAATATAGCACCACCCATGGCGGCTAACCCAGTAATAGGGTAGCTAGCCCATGGTGAATCTTCACCTAGACATGGGCTAGTCAAGTTCGAAAAAGCTTCTGGTAAAATGTGAATGAACGCCGTACAAAGGATAACCCCCGCCGCAAATGCCTTAACCAGGAAAAACCCAGTTTTATCTGGGTGGAGAGATGGGATGTTTTTTCCGATGATGGGGAGAAAAACTCCTAAACCACTTGCAGCTAAAATGAGAAAAATGGATCCAATTTTGTAATTTAAGATGTTTTTGTCGAGTTTTTCACCTGCATGTTCGTCTTTGTCTTCTCTTAAACAAATgcattcttttttcttttctgtgCTGTGGCCGGCGGCGAGGTTGACGGCGGtggagaggaggaggaggagggagAAGATGATGAGGGGGATGTTTGAGGATGATTTTGACGCCATTGTTGTTGATTATGGAGGTTTTATGTTGTGATAATTGTCAActtatgtatgtatgtatgtactATTTCAAATGATTTATCATCACCCTTTTTATATTGGGTTTTGGAAGAGAGAGAGACATAGTTAGAGATGATTAGCTAGCTGTTTTGTTTAATTGATTAAACAAACAACAACATTTTGAGAAGTCGCATTAGTGCTTAATTAATCTTAGTTTGTACATAtaaagatatatatatatacttcaggTGTGACATTGAAAGAAATAAATGGAACACATATGTTGATGTGCGCGGATCAACATAAGTTGGCGGAGAACTTATCGTGTATGGCCTGTGAGGATGTAATCTCTAGGTCAAATCTCTTTAGCTGTCAGAATCTTGGAACTGGCTTAAGCGTTGACCTGCATAGCTTGATTGTACAATAAATGTCTAACCTGAAATAAATGTTGATACACTAGGGTCTTTCTTCTTACTTACTAAAATAAATGACAATATGACGTGGGCTGAAGTCAATAGTGGCGGTCaccttataattttttttttttgttaagcaAGTAAGTAATAATTAAAAGAGTCAACTTGGAGCGAGTCGATAATGAGTGAGCTCACTATAAACTTCCCAATATCAGGTTTAATTATACCTTGTGCATGTTACAACCAAAActatttctttttccttttatgtATATTTTGAGAGTAAATAGACAAAGAAATGCAGAGTAGCTTTAGTTATATGGTGAAAATTCTCTGATTATCTTAAATTCTTTATGTGATTATATATCCCGTGTGTAATTGATTCAACTATTGAATTTAAAGGTAAACTAATGTGTGACTCGGGTGATGCCTTGATTGCTATTTTGAATACGGAAGTAATTAAAATTCGAGATTCTTGTTGAACTCAATATTTAACCAAAATACATTACGAGAGTATGTATGTAACTTTACGGAATACTCCTTATTTATTTACCCATTTTCAAGTTTGATCAAGAAATGATACAGATTACAGAGTAATAGTCTAACAAAGTAAGAAATCCGTACAGCGCAATGTTGCTTACTTATTAAAGAAAGTTTGCCGGTGTCACCATGTTACCGTCGTCCATACGTACACGGTACACCAACGAATATGAACAGATCGATCGACGTACGACTAGTGATTGTCAATGATTCCTGTCATATTATCTctgtttcagaaagttctttacagttactatttacaCGGacttcaatgcaatatttaactactaatatatccaattttgtatatggaaaaattataaaaatttgatattctgaaaatacataccgagaccaatctaacaaaatcttacatgtaacgttttgacgtatataatagtgagaatttaagGTCAAGGTTTTCTTATTTTGGACAcgtattccaaagcgtaaagaactttctgaaacggaggaagtattatgcAATTTTTGTGTACGCATTCGTAAGATTTTCGATTTTTGGAACAGCCCGAACAGATGATCTAGTTTCAGTTCATACGAGTAATACATTACTTGCATAAGATCCACTTCTCATACCTATGCGAATAAAAAGATGGCACTGAGTCGAGTCAGTCGGGTTGATCCGTGCCTTTCGGCCCGGTACGAAAAAATAACGGTGTGGCATGAGTACGAAGTCGTGGGCTGGGCTACGTACGGCTGCATTTCTAGAAAAGGCAcattaaattgaataaaattaaatttaagcaAAATGACACAACTCGTTAAATGGGCTTAAGCCGTGTATGGGCAacataaattttatatttttggcCCGGCCTGACATGTATTAAGCTAGTGGGTTTGGCTTGGGTCAAGACCCTTCAGGGTCGAGGCACAAAGCACGGTCCGATTCGACCTATTGTCATcttcgtatattttttgttgttATCACCCGGCTCACCCTTATGGTTAATCCGGGTTCGGGACGAGTTCTGgttggataggttccagtcccctttCAATTATCGTTGCGGGGATCGAACACGTGGTCCGCCCAAACAAGTTAAGCTCCAATCACCATTAAACAAACATGCAATTGGTaacaagtactccctccgtccc encodes:
- the LOC110801747 gene encoding zinc transporter 5 isoform X2, with translation MASKSSSNIPLIIFSLLLLLSTAVNLAAGHSTEKKKECICLREDKDEHAGEKLDKNILNYKIGSIFLILAASGLGVFLPIIGKNIPSLHPDKTGFFLVKAFAAGVILCTAFIHILPEAFSNLTSPCLGEDSPWASYPITGLAAMGGAIFTLMMDSFATRYFRNAHGGGGGGGGGGGADEEAKDVHHHGHGGSTVVPVGLSQVDLIRYRVTSQVLEMGIVVHSVIIGLSLGTSQSLDTIKPLMAALCFHQFFEGVGLGGCIVQAAFKSASTFCMALFFSLTTPVGIAIGIGIANVYDDSSPTALIVQGLLDAVAAGILIYMALVDLLAQDFMNPKVQNNSRLFFGANLTLLLGAGFMAVLAIWA